The region CCCGCATGATCCAGCAACTGCACGAACGCCCGCGCCGTCTTCTGTGACTGCGGATCATAACTCGCCGCACATCCTACCCAGAACAACACATCCGGCGTAGGATTCTCGTCCGTCGTCCTGACCCTCAGCCCATCGGCCCAGTCCATACGCTTCTCATGATTGATCCCCCACGGATTCTGCGTGCGCTCCATCCCACGAAACGCCGTCTGCAACTGTGCCGGAAACTCGCCTTCAATCATCACCTGCTGCCGCCGTATATCGATGATGTCCAGCATCGGCTCATCCTGCACCGGACACACCTCAATGCAGGCCCCGCACGTCGTACAAGCCCAAGCCGCCTCAGCCGAAAGCACCAACCCCAGCAACGGATTCGAACTAGCCTCTCCCTGCTCAAACCCCTTCACATTGCGGCTCAGTTCATTCAACTCCATCCGCTTGTTGATCTCGAGCGCCGAAGGACTCAAAGCCTTCCCTGTCGCGGTAGCAGGACAAACGTCCTGACACCGATTGCACTGGATACACGCATAAGCATCCAGCAGCCGAGGCCACGCCAGATCTTCCAGCCTCTTCGCCCCAAGCTTCGGCTCCTCTGCCTCCATATTCAACTCAAGCGCCGGTAGCACGCCAGAAGACACCGGCCTCGCGACGACATACTTCAGCGGCGCCATGAAGATATGAATATGCTTTGATCGGGGAAAGTACATCAGGAAAGCCAGCACGCTCCCCAGCGCACCCCAATACCCAAACACCTGCCACACATGAGCATCGCCAGGCGTAAACAGATGGGAAAGCAGCGTAGCAAAAGGCTGCAACCGATCCGCCCCATCCTCCGCTATCCTCGCCCCTGCACCAACGGCCCGGCTCCCCACATGAAACAGGATGAACACAGACACAATCACCGAGTCTCGCGTGACGTACTGCTCCTTCACATCCTTATGCAGCAGCGTGCGCTCATTGAAGCTGAAGTCCCTGCGGCTCGGCAGTAGAAACCGCCGCAGCACAAGAGCCACCACGCCCACCAGCACCAGCGCACTCAGCACATCCGCCAAGAGGTTATAAGCCCCACCCGCCACGGTGCCTGATGAGATTGTGAACGGAAAAAATCCTTCTAAAGCATCCACCAGATTGACCAGCAGATAAAACACAAACCCATAGAAGATCAGCGAGTGAAAGGAACTCACCCATGGCCTCTTGCGGAATGTCCGTCGCTGCGTCAGCGTCGTGACCAGCGCATACCAGGCCCGCCCCGGCAGCCGGTCCCAACGCGCATCCGTATCGGCTCTGCCCGCACCGATCCGCCGCCCCAGGCGATAAAACCCATGCGCCCCAATCGCACCCGTCACGAGCGCAAACAACAGAAACGCGACCCTCTCCGGCAAAGAAAGCATCTGTTCCCCTTAGGCTTTCAGCTTCGCCAGGATCGCCGGCACGATCTCCTTCACGTCCCCCACGATCCCATAGTCCGCCATCCCAAAGATCGGCGCATCCCGGTCGCGATTGATCGCCACGATCACCTTGCTCTTCCCCATCCCGGAAAGATGCTGCACCGCACCCGAGATCCCAATCGCGATATACACCTTCGGCTGCACCGTCTTGCCCGTCTGCCCTACCTGCTCCGCATAAGGCCGCCAACCCGCATCGACGATCGCACGTGTAGCCCCAACAGCCGCACCAAGCTGATCCGCCAGCCCTTCCACAAGCTCCGTGAAAGCCTCCGCGCTTCCCAGGCCCCGTCCACCAGAGACAACGATATCCGCCTCAGTCAGAGACACCCGCTCACTCTTCGCGGTCGCTCGCTCCGTCACCTCCACACGCTTCGATGGCAGCTCCAGTTCCACATCGAACTGCTCCACCGCCTCAGCCCCAGCCTGTGCCGGAGCGAATGCCCCCGGCTTCACCGTTGCCACAATCACCGGAGCCAGCGCCTGCACCCGCTCCGTCACCCGAGCCAGATACGTATAGTGCTCCGCCTCCAACACGTCTCCCGCATACTTCAAACTGATCGCATCCTCCACCAGCGGAGCATCCAGCTTCACCGCCACCCGCGAGCTATACCCCCGCCCACTGCGGCTTCCGCCAATCAGGATCGTATGCGCCTCGCCTTCCTTCGCAATCTGCGCCACCGCCGCAGCCCACACCTCAGGATCGAACTGCTCCAGCGCCGGCAGATCAGCCACCAGCACCTGATCCCCCAGCAACGCAGCCTGCGCCGCAACTTGTACTACTCCGCTCCCAAGCACCAGCAACGTCACCGGCCCTTCGCGCCCGCACTCACGCGCCGCCGTCACCATCTCATACGTGCTCTTGCTCAGCTTGCCGTTGCCCTGTTCCGCCACAATCAAAATCATCAAATCACCCTTGCTTCGTTACGCAGCAGATCGACCAGTTCACCCGCAGCCGCAACCGCATCCTTGCCATCCAGAATCTTCCCAAGCCGGCCCTTTACCTGCACCTCAGCGCTCACCAGCTTCAACTTCGCGGCCACACCAAACTGCTCCAGCGGCTCCTTCTTCAACTCCTTACGCTTCGCCTTCATGATATTCGGCAACGTCGGATAACGTGGCTCATTCAATCCCTGCTGCGTCGTCACCACCGCAGGCAGCGCCATCGTAAACGACTCGCTCCCTTCATCGACATCATGCGTCCCACTCAGCTTGCCATCAGCCAACTTCAAAGCAGTAGTCCAGGCAGCCTGTGGCCAGTTGAGCCGCTCTGCCACCGCAGCGCCAAGCCCCTGGCTATCCCAATCCGCCTGCTGTCCTCCGCAGAAGATCAACTCCGCACCTTCGTTCTTCGCCACCTGTGCCACCACGCTGCTCACCGCAATCACATCCAGCGTCTCCGCGGTCTCCACCAGGATCGCCCGGTCGGCCCCAATCGCCAGCGCAGTCCGCAAAGCCTCCTCACACCGCGCAGGCCCCACCGCCAGCACCACCACCTCAACTCCCGTCCCTGAATCCCGAAGCCGCAGAGCCTCTTCAACCCCATACTCATCCATCGTGTCGATGACGAGCTTACTGCTGCTCAGATCAACCCTGCCGTCCTTGATCCGAACATTCTCTTCCGCATCCAGAACCTGACGAATAACCGACAAAATCAGCATCTTTCCCTCGACTCCCAAACACCTTAGCAGCTTACGCCTAACTCATGACAGCTTGCTTGCGACTTACTTCGCAGCCATCCGCAGCGCACCATCCAGCCGTATCGTCTCACCATTCAACATCGCATTCTCGCAGATCGACATCACCAGCGACGCATACTCCTCAGGCCTTCCCAGCCGCGCCGGAAATGGCACAGACTTTGCCAGCGACTCCTGCACCTCAGCAGAAAAACCAGCCATCATCGGCGTCATAAACAGTCCCGGAGCAATCGCCATTACCCGCACTCCCACCCGTGCCAGTTCCCTTGCGATGGGCAGCGTCATCCCCGCCACCCCAGCCTTTGAAGCCGCATAGGCCGCCTGCCCAATCTGCCCGTCGAACGCCGCCACGGAAGCCGTGTTGATGATCACCCCTCGCTCGCCATCACCCATAGGCTCGTTCTCAGCCATCGCCGCCGCCGCCAGACGTAGCATGTTAAATGTGCCGATCAGGTTGATCGAGATCGCCCGCGCAAAGCTCTCCAGCCCATGCAGGCCACTCCGCCCCAGCACCCGCTCACTCGGCGCAACGCCCGCACAGTTCACCAGCACATGCAGCGCACCGAACCTCTCCCGCGCCGCCTGCACAGCCCTCTCGCCATCACTCTCAGAGGTCACATCCGTCCGCACAAACAACGCGCCCTCACCAAGCTCTGCCGCCAGCGCCTCACCCTTCGGATTCACATCCGCCAGCACCACCTTGGCCCCACGCCCCACAGCCATCCGAGCCGTCGCCTCTCCCAGACCGGACGCTCCACCCGTTACCAGAAACACCTTCCCCGCAATCTCCATCAGGCCCGTCCCGCATTTGTACCAATCTCAGGCACAAATAGATCAACGTACTCATTCACAGCCATCGCCTCAAGCCGTCCCTGCTCCGCGGAAGCCTCAAGAATCTGCTTCTGCTGCCCCACAGAGAACCGCCGCGCAAGGTTCGCCTCAAACTTCGCCTGCAGCAACGGAATCCCATCCGCGCGTCTGCGCTTATGCCCAATCGGATACTCAACGGTCTCCTCAAGCAACGTCCCATCCTTCAACTCAATCACCAGAGTGTTCGCAATCGAGCGCTTCGCCGGATCAAGATAATCCTCGCTGAAGAGCGCATCCTCAACACACCTCATCTTGTCCCTCAGAGCATCGATCCGCGGATCAGATGCAATCTGATCCTCATAATCAGCCGCAGTCAACCGCCCAAAGATCAGCGGCACCGCCACCATGTACTGCACGCAATGATCGCGATCCGCCGGATTATTCAGCGGACCTTTCTTGTCGATGATCCGCAGACAAGCCTCATGCGTCCGGATCGTGATCTTCACAATCTCATCCGCCGTCCGCCCCAGCGCCTGCATCCTGCTTCGCAAAGTCATCGCCGCCTCAATCGCCGTCTGCGAATGAAACTCAGCAGGATAGCTGATCTTGAACAGCACGTTCTCCATCACATAAGACCCGTACGGCCGCTGAAACGTAAACTCCCTGCCGCCAAACGACACATCATAGAAGCCCCACTTCTTCGCCGTCAGCACCGACGGATACCCCGTCTCACCCGTCTTCGCAATCAACGCGAGCCTCACCGCGCGGCTCGTCGCATCGCCCGCCGCCCAGCTCTTGCGTGACCCCGTATTCGGCGCATGACGATACGTCCGCAGACTCTGCCCATCCACCCACGCCAGTGACAACGCAGCAGTCGTCTGCTCATACGTCAACCCCAGCATCTGGCTCACCACCGCAGTCGAAGCCACCTTCACCAGCACCACATGATCCAGCCCCACGCGGTTGAACGAGTTCTCCAGCGCCAGGCAGCCCTGAATCTCATGCGCCTTGATCATCGCCGTCAGCACCGCACGCATCGTCAGCGGCGCAAGCCCTTGAGCCACCGCCGCACGAGAAAGCCAATCCGCCACCGCAAGTATCCCGCCCAGATTATCCGACGGATGCCCCCACTCCGCAGCCAGCCACGTGTCGTTGTAGTCCAGCCACCGGATCATCGTGCCGATGTTGAACGCAGCCTGCACCGGATCAAGCTCATACTCCGTCCCCGGCACGCGAGCCCCATGCGGTACCGTCATCCCCGGCACCACAGGCCCCAGCAGCTTCGTACAAGCCGGATACTCCAGTGCCTCCAGCCCACACCCCAGCGTATCGATCAAACAAAGCCGAGCCGTCGCATACGCCAGCTCACTCTCAACCTCATACCCAAACACATAATCCGCAATATCCACCAACACCTGATCCGGTGCCGCCCGCTCTGTACTCTCGTGAATCAAGCTCTCTCCTCCAAAGGCACAAACCTGACTTCATCCGGTCCCGTATAGTTCGCAGCCGGCCGAATGATCTTCCCATCCTGCCGCTGTTCGATCACATGTGCCGCCCAACCCGCTGTCCTCGCCATCACGAACAGCGGCGTAAACATAGCCGTAGGCACCCGCATCACGTGGAACGCCACCGCGCTGAACCAGTCAAGATTCGGAAACATCTTCTTTGCATCCCACATCACCGCTTCAATCCGCTCAGCAATATCAAACAGCCCCGTCGTCCCCGCACCAGCAGCCAGCCCCCGCGCAACCTCCTTGATGATCTTGTTCCGCGGGTCGCTCACCGTATAAACCGGATGCCCGAACCCGATGATTACCTCCCGCGCCTCAACCCTCTTGCGAATCTCCACCTCCGCCTCGTCCGCCGACGCAAACTCACTCTGTATCTCCAGCGCCACCTCATTGGCCCCACCATGCTTCGGCCCCTTCAGCGCCCCAATCGCGCCCGCCACACACGAGTAAAGATCGGACCCCGTCCCCGCAATCACCCGAGCCGCAAACGTAGACGCATTGAACTCATGCTCCGCATACAAAATCAGCGCAGTCTCCATCGCCCCAACCCACTCCGCTGAGGCCGCGCACCCATGCAGCAAATGCAAAAAGTGCCCCGCAATCGAATCATCCTCCGTCTCCACCTCAATCCGCCGCCCATGCCGGCTGAAGTGATACCAGTACAGCAACGCAGACGGCATGGAAGCGATCAACCCATCCGCAATCTCCCTGGCCTCCGCAACCTTGTGCCCATCCTTCTCCGGCAGCACGCACCCCAGCACCGCCACGTAAGTCCGCAGCACATCCATCGGATGCGTCGCCGCCGGCAGCAACTCCAGCGCTGCCTTCACGCTCGCAGGAAGCCCCCGCAGCCCCTTCAACTTAGCCTTGTAGCTTCCAATCTCCGCAACATTCGGCAGCCGTCCATGAATCAGCAGATACGCGACTTCCTCATACCCACACCGCCCCGCCAGATCGGCAATACCGTACCCTCGATACCGCAGCTCACTCCCATTCCGCCCCACGGTACACAGCGCCGTATTCCCCGCCGGAGTCCCGGACAGCGCCACCGACTTCTTCGGCTTAAACCCAACCTCCGCGACCGCCTCGCTCACTTCCCCTCCTTCTTCTGTGCAAACAGCTCGTCCAACTTACTCTCATACGCGTAATAGTCAAGAAACCGGTACAGCTCCGCGCGCGTCTGCATTATCGGCACCACGCTCTTCTGCGTGCCCTCCGCACGGATCGTCTCGTACACCTTCAACGCCGCCGCATTCATCGCCCTGTAAGCTGAGCAGCAATACAACACCACATCCACCCCCGCCGCCCCAAGCTCCTCCGTCGTAAACATCGGCGAATGCCCAAACTCCGTAATATTCGCCAAAATCGGCACCCCGGCGGCCCTCTTGAACTCTCCATACTGTGAAAGCTCCGTCACCGCCTCCGCGAAGATCATATCCGCGCCCGCAGCCACATACGCCGCAGTCCGTTCGAGCGCAGCCTCCAGCCCCTCGCCCGCCAGCGCATCCGTCCTGGCCATGATCACAAACCCTTCATCCGTCCGCGCATCCACCGCCGCCTTGATCCGGTCGACCATCTCCCCCACAGCCACAACCTCCTTTCCCGGCCTGTGCCCACACCGCTTCGTCCCCACCTGGTCCTCCAGATGCACCGCTCCCGCACCCGCCTTGATCATCGACCGGATCGTCCGAGCAATATTGAAAGCCCCACCCCAACCCGTATCGATGTCCACCAGCACCGGCAGCTTAGTCACCTCCGTGATCCGCCTTACATCGATCAGCACATCCTCCATCGTGCTGATCCCCAGGTCCGGCATCCCCAGCGAGTTCGCCGCAACCCCACCCCCAGAAACATACAGCGCCTTGAACCCCGTAGCCTCCGCCATCCGCGCCGTATAAGCATTGATCGCACCCGCCACCTGCAGCGGCCGCTCATCCTTCACCGCCTGCCGAAACCTAGCACCCGCCGACTCCACAGCCATCCGTACCCTCGCACATCAGTCGCCACTAGGGTACGCCCCAGAGGACAAACCAAGCCAATCACTCCCACACAGCTCCCCAATAAGGTATGTTTTCTCAATGAGCAAGCCACTCTCCCCCGGCGCGACAGGCGCGAAGGCCATCAACACCCCCGCCCAGGTCCTCTTCGCCAGCCTCATCGGCACCGCCGTTGAGTTCTTCGACTTCTACATCTACGCCACCGCCGCGGTCATCGTCTTCCCGTCGCTCTTCTTCCCCAAATCCGACCCCGCCGCCGCCACCCTGCTCTCGCTCGCCACCTTCGGCGTCGCCTTCCTCGCGCGCCCCATCGGCTCCGCGCTCTTCGGCCACTTTGGCGACCGCATCGGCCGCAAGACCACCCTGGTCCTCGCCCTCGGCACCATGGGCCTATCCACCTTCCTCATCGGCTGCCTGCCCACCTACTCCCTCATCGGCGTCGCCGCACCGCTACTCCTCGCCCTCTGCCGCTTCGGCCAGGGCATCGGCCTCGGCGGCGAGTGGGGCGGAGCCGTCCTCCTCGCAGTAGAAAATGCGCCCCCCAACAAGCGCGCCTGGTACGGCATGTTCCCGCAGCTCGGCGCGCCCCTGGGTTTCTTCCTCTCCGGCCTCGTCTTCTATCTCCTCTCTCACCTCCTCACCAACAGGCAGTTCCTCTCCTTCGGCTGGCGTTTGCCCTTCCTCGCCAGCGCCGCCCTCGTCCTGCTCGGCCTTTACGTCCGCCTCACCATCACGGAGACCCCGGTCTTTGAAGCGGCGCGCAAACGCGGTGAGCAGACCGAGATGCCGGTCCTCAAGGTCTTCACCCACTACACCAAGTCGCTCGTCGCCGGCATCATGATCTGCCTTGCCACCTTCGTCCTCTTCTATCTCATGATCGTCTTCGCCCTCTCCTGGGGCGTCAACGCGCTCCACTTCACGCGAGACAAGTTCCTCCTTATCCAGCTCTTCGGAGTCATTTTCTTCGCCGGAACCATCCCCATCGCCGCCTTGCTCGCAGAAAAGGGCCGCCGTGTCGTAATGATTGCCGTCAGCGTCGCCATCGGCATCTTCGGCCTGGTATTCGCGCAGATCTTTCAGGCCGGAACCACCGGAGCCATCGTCGCAATGTGCCTGGGCCTCGCCCTCATGGGCCTCACCTACGGTCCCCTCGGCACCATCATCTCGGAGATCTTCCCCACCTCCATCCGGTACAGCGGCAGCTCACTCGCCTTCAGCTTCGGCGGCATTCTCGGGGCCTCAGCCACCCCCAGCATCGCCACCTGGCTCGCCACCCACTATGGCCTGCAGTACGTCGGCTACTACCTCACCGGCTCCGCCGTCCTCACAACAATCGGCCTGCTCTGGATCCACGAAACCCGCGACGAAGACCTCACTACAGCCCCCATCACCTAGCCGCCACTACCGGGTGCCCCACGTCCTGATTTTGGGACGTGGGTTTCCACGGGTCTCTTAGCATCCACCACCCACAAAATGCACCACCTCCAGCTTGTCACCTCCACGGACTCCCTGCTCCCCCCACCGCTTCCGAGACACAATCTCCCCGTTTAGCTCCACCGCCACACGGTCCGCCTTCAATCCCAGCGCGGCGACAACCACATCCATCGCCGCGCCATCCTCCAGAGCCTCCAGGCTCTGTGCCTGCCCATTCAACGTCAACGTCAAACTCATACCTTCAAGCCTACCAGCGCTCCGTCTTCCCACCACGAACCGGCTCGCCGATCACCTTATCCACCATGCCGCGCATCCACAGGTTGAACTTGCGTCCCACCGGCACCACCTCCGGGCATTCGCTAAACACGGCCCGGCTCAGCCGCATCAAGATCTGCACCGCCTCCTGATTGCTCTTCACCGTACGCTCATCCACCCCAAACAGCCGCGAGTCGACCAGATACTCCACCGCGTGGCCCAGCATCTCCAACGCCCGCCCCTGCTCCATGTTTCCTCGCCGCATCGTCCGGCGACGCTCCACAAACATCGTGTTCTTCAGATTTAGCGGCACTGGGATATGGTCCTGCATAAGCGTGGGTCCAACAGGTTCTGCCTTCACGGCGGATACGTTCATCGGGTTTTCTCCTCGATCAACCTATCGGCCCACCCGCCTAACCCATGATTCGGCCATAGCGTTCACTCCCACCCAGCCAAGTACAAAAGTACCCCCGCCTTACCGAGCCCTCTGAGTCCGCAGTGGCCACAGCAACTCCATCGGCCCCTTACCTCCACCCCGCACCTCCGCCCGCCGGATCGCCCCCGCAACAAACTGCTTGGCGTTCCGGACGGCCTCCACAGCCTCAAGCCCACTCACCAATCCACACATCAGTGCCGTAGAAAACGCACACCCCGTCCCATGCGTAGCGGTACTTTCGATCCACACCCCTGGCACCCAAACCGCCGCTCCATCCGCCGTCACCACCAGGTCATCCGGAACGTCCAGGTCTCCGCCTGTCGCAACCACATTCAACCCCGGCCAGCGCTCCCCCAGTTCCAGGGCCGCCACCTCCATCTCCTCCTTCGTATCCAACTCCCGCCCCACCAGCACCTCGAGCTCCCCCAGATTAGGCGTCACCCAGTCCACCAGCGGCAGCAGCCTCTCCCGCATCGCCTCGACGCCCGGAGCATCCAACAACGCCCGGCCGGAGCTCGACCGCATCACAGGGTCCAGCACCACCGGCACCCCCTCGCCAATCCCCCGCAGAAACTCCAGCACCACCTCCACGGTCGCAGCCGTTGCCAGCATCCCAATCTTGATCCCCGCCGCAGGCAGATCCACCGCCAGGCAATCCAGCGTAGAAGCCACCACCTCCGGCGGCACTGGATGCGTAGCCCTGACGCCCAGCGTGGATTGCACCGTCAACGCCGTAATGCATGAGGTCCCAAACACCCCCAGAGCCCCCATCACCGCCAGGTCAGCCGTCACCCCAGCCCCGCTCGAGGGATCGAACCCCGCAATCGTAAGTCCAGTCTTCATCCCTCAATCATCGCAGACGATAAACTGCACTCATGCCACATTCCCTCACCCCCCGCGACCAACTGATCGTCGCCCTTGACTACCCCACCGCCGCCGCCGCCCTCGCCCTCGTCGACGCCCTAGATGGCCAATGCCTCTGGTTCAAAGTGGGCCTCGAGCTCTACCTTGCCGCCGGTGCCCCCATCGTCACCACCCTCCGCCAGCGCGGCTTCAACGTCTTCCTCGACCTCAAACTCCACGACATCCCCAACACCGTAGCCTCGGCCGTCCGTTCCGTATCAAGCCTCGGAGCCTCGCTCCTCACCCTCCACGCCGCCGGCGGTCCAGCTATGCTCGCAGCAGCAGCGGAAGCAGCCTCAGCAACTCCGGACGCCCCCACCCTCCTCGCAGTCACCGTCCTCACCAGCATGGACAACACCCAACTCAACAGCATTGGAGTCCCCGGCACCCCCGCCGATCAGGTCCTCCGCCTCGCCCACATGGCAGCCGCTGCAGGCGTCCCAAACCTCGTCTGCTCGTCAGAAGAACTAACCGCCCTCCGCCGCGACCTCGGCCCATCCCCCCGCCTGGTCGTCCCCGGAATCCGCCCCACCGGTGCCTCAACGGACGATCAGCAGCGCATCGCCACTCCCGCCGCCGCCATCGCAGCCGGAGCCTCCATGCTCGTCGTAGGCCGCCCCATCACAAAAGCCGCCAACCCCGCGAAGGCCGCCGAAGCGATCCTCCACGAAATCAGCGGCCTATAACTCGAAACTCGAAACTCGCGACTCGAAACTGGTCAGTGCCAAGCTTCCTCAACACAGTCGCTGCTCTATCCGTAAGTCACCGAAAGATCACTAAGCCGCAACGCCAGACTCTTAGCCGACCCGCCGCCCTTCAAAAACTCTCCCAGCGGCAGCTCCGTCACGGCATACCCAGCCGCCCGCAGCCTCTCCGCCAGTCGTCCCGAAGCCTTGTGCATCAGGACATCGCGCCCGATGTTGATCACATTGCACCCAAACTGCGCCGCCTCGGACTCTGTCGCCATGATCCGCCTCTCTGCCGGATAAGCCGCCTCGATCAACGCCAGCGACATCGCATCGAAAGCCCCCGGATAGTACAGAACCCGCCCACCGCTCAAAGGCGCAAAACACGTATCCAGGTGATAGAACCGCGGGTCGACCAGGTGCAAAGACGTCACCTGAACATGCCAGGCTTCAGCCACATGCCCATGGCTGTACTTGCACGTCCTCGCCCCATGCGCCGCCCAGAGATGCCGCCCATCGCTGTCGAACAGCGCATCGCCTTCACCCTCAAAACACGTCTCCCGAGGCGTGTCCCAAAGCAGGAATCCCGCCTCCTGCAGCCACCGCCGCAGATGACGTTCCTCCGGCTGCCGCTCCGCGTGCGCGAAGCTTGAAACCGCCGCCACCCCGTGATGCACGAGAGCCGTATGCCCCACAAACACCATGTCAGGCGAGCCCTGCCGGGGATGCAGCAGCTTCACATC is a window of Granulicella tundricola MP5ACTX9 DNA encoding:
- the thiD gene encoding bifunctional hydroxymethylpyrimidine kinase/phosphomethylpyrimidine kinase; protein product: MKTGLTIAGFDPSSGAGVTADLAVMGALGVFGTSCITALTVQSTLGVRATHPVPPEVVASTLDCLAVDLPAAGIKIGMLATAATVEVVLEFLRGIGEGVPVVLDPVMRSSSGRALLDAPGVEAMRERLLPLVDWVTPNLGELEVLVGRELDTKEEMEVAALELGERWPGLNVVATGGDLDVPDDLVVTADGAAVWVPGVWIESTATHGTGCAFSTALMCGLVSGLEAVEAVRNAKQFVAGAIRRAEVRGGGKGPMELLWPLRTQRAR
- the pyrF gene encoding orotidine-5'-phosphate decarboxylase; the encoded protein is MPHSLTPRDQLIVALDYPTAAAALALVDALDGQCLWFKVGLELYLAAGAPIVTTLRQRGFNVFLDLKLHDIPNTVASAVRSVSSLGASLLTLHAAGGPAMLAAAAEAASATPDAPTLLAVTVLTSMDNTQLNSIGVPGTPADQVLRLAHMAAAAGVPNLVCSSEELTALRRDLGPSPRLVVPGIRPTGASTDDQQRIATPAAAIAAGASMLVVGRPITKAANPAKAAEAILHEISGL
- a CDS encoding dimethylarginine dimethylaminohydrolase family protein, with product MAATLPSTHFSRATFLMCSPEWYDVGYVINPWMAGNLHRPTRDASFAQWRGLYEALGRIADVKLLHPRQGSPDMVFVGHTALVHHGVAAVSSFAHAERQPEERHLRRWLQEAGFLLWDTPRETCFEGEGDALFDSDGRHLWAAHGARTCKYSHGHVAEAWHVQVTSLHLVDPRFYHLDTCFAPLSGGRVLYYPGAFDAMSLALIEAAYPAERRIMATESEAAQFGCNVINIGRDVLMHKASGRLAERLRAAGYAVTELPLGEFLKGGGSAKSLALRLSDLSVTYG